TTCGTAATGAATACAAAAATCTAGGTTACCATGAAGCAAAAAGTGGTACTTTTACTAGAATTGAAGAACTTCTGAATGAACCATCTGAAGATGGCCTAGCGCATACAATGGATGAATTCTGGAAGGGATGGCAGGAGCTAGTGAAAAACCCTGACAGTGCCGCTGTCCGTTCAGTAGTTAGACAAAAGGGAGTAGCCGTTGCCCAAACTTTCAATCAAATAATGGATTCTCTTGATCAGATGCAGAATGATCTCCAAAACATAATAAAGACTAAAACGGAAGAGGTTAACTCTTTAGCTTCACAAATTAGTATTTTAAACGAACAAATTTCTCGAAGGATAGTAAATGACTATCAACCAAATGATTTACTTGATCAACGAGATGTCTTAATAGACCAACTTTCTAAAATAGTGGATATAGATGTTAAGAATTCTGCGAATGGCATGGTAGACATCAGTGTAGGTAATGGTGCTTTAGTTACTGGCAAAACATCTAATACGCTAACAATCGGCTTTGACCAAAATAGTGGATTAGTAGATCCAGCTGAGATAAAAATTGGTGGACAAACAGTAGATTTGGGTTCAGGGGAATTGTTGGGAAACATTGAATCGTATGGAATCATGGGAGGAAATCGAAATTCAACTATTCCTTATTATAAAGATAAAATCAATGAACTGGCGATGACATTCGCAAATGCAGTAAATGAAGTTCATTTAAGTGGTTTAAATTTAGATAATATTTCAGGTGTCTCGAACACAAAGGTGGAATTTTTTACAGGTTCATCCGCGAAAGACTTGCAAGTAAATCCAGAAATTATGAAATCTTTAAATTTAATTGCTGCTGCAAAAGACGAGGGCGGAGGGCAATCATCTAAAGGTAATGGTGAACTCGCTCAAGAAATTGCAAATATCAAATTCAAAGATCTTAATTTTACGGGTACTACTTCTACTGCAGATGACTTTTATCGTAATATTATTGGTCAACTAGGTATTGATTCACAAGAATCTCAGCGGATGCAGAACAACTATGAAGGGATTATAAAGCAGGTAGAGAATCGCCGCCAATCCGTTTCCGGTGTATCCTTAGATGAAGAAGTGGCCAATATGATAAAATTTCAACAAGCATATAATGCTGCTGCACGAATTGTTACGTCAGTGGATCAATGTTTAGATAAAGTGATCAACGGCATGGGCCGAGTAGGATTGTAGGAGGATCAATATGGGTTACCGAGTTACTCAAACTATACTCAATCAAAATTTTTTGTTTAATTTACAGCGAAGTAATAAGGCAATGGAAAAATATCAAGAACAGGCATCTTCAGGAAAGAAAATTAATAGACCCTCCGACAATCCAATAACAGCGGTTCATGGAATGTTTTACCGTTCTTCGCTTAATGAAGTCGAACAATTTAAACGAAATGCCGAGGACGGACACTCTTGGATGAATTCGACAGATGAAGCGCTGAATGAGGTAAATTCTGTATTGCAGCGAGTTCGTGAGCTTACGGTACAGGGACTTAACGAAACGAATGATCCAAGTGCACTTTATGCTATTGGTGAAGAAATCAATCAGCTAAAAGAACATCTAGGTGAGATCGCCAATACGCAAATTGCAGGCAAATACATTTTTGCGGGTACGGATATAAAAACCCCCCCTTATAGGACGGATCCAGCTGTACCAGGGTCACCAAAAGAGTTTAGAAGCACAAACCAAGAAATGTTAGAGTTACAAGTGGGACAGACAAATTATGTACAAATAAATACTAATGGAACAAACGTATTCAATAATGACGGTATCGGCGGGATATTTAAAGTGCTCTCAGATATCGAATCCGATTTTAAATCTTCCAATAAGATTACCACTGATCACTTAGGTAAATTAGATAATCAGATGGATAATATCCTCAAGGAACGCTCAGAATTGGGCGCACGCGTAAACCGAATGGAGTTAAGTATGTCGCGGATCGATGGAATCGAAATATCAACAACCAGTTTATTATCAAAGGAAGAGGATGTGGATATTGCGAAAGTAATTATTGATTTGAAGGCACAGGAAAATGTGCAGCGTGCTGCATTATCCGTAGGTGCTCGTATTATTCAAACATCCTTAGTAGATTTTTTACGTTAATTTTTTTCTCGGGTAACACATGCAGCTTTTGTGTTATCCTTTTTTGGTTTTATGATATTAAAAATAATTCACTTTCAATTTGGTAAAGCATTTCCAAAATTCAGTATCTTTTATCCTGTTATTTTGATAAAATTAAAAAGAAAATTATAATTTAATAATGACGATAGCAGGTGTAGTTTATGTATCCTAAAGTAAATCAGAATATAATGATTGATATAAAAAGTCATGGTCGGACATTTCGGTCTATTATTGCCGAGGTTGGAGAAGAGGAAATTTTAATTAGTTTTCCTTTAGATAGGAAAATAATCGGGCTGTTACCGGAAGGATCGCTTGTAGATATCATCTATATGGTGGATGAAAATCAATATAAGTTCCTATCAAAAATTATTGGCAGAAAAACAGATACAATCCCTTTATGTCGAATATCGAAACCACAGGAAAAAGAGATTATCAGGATTCAACGAAGAGATAATTTTCGTGTGAATTCCCATTTATTGCTGATGATAAATGAAAATAGGCTATACACTATCAATATAAGCGCAGGTGGAATATTGTTTAGCTGTGGATTGGAAATGGAACTGCAGCAAGGAGAATTGGTTTTGGGGACTTTGATACTTCCGTCTATACAGGGAAAGGACACGGCCATTATACCCTTTCAAGGCCAAATTAAACGAATCAACGTATTAAAAAATCTAGATAGAAAAAATATTGCTTTAAAATTTACTGAGATAAATAACCGGGATCAAATGAAAATTGTTCAACATTGTTTTGAAAGACAAAGGCAAAGCAGATTGACACGGTAATCAAAATTATTTCAAAATACAATTAAATATTATCTTGGTCTGTTCTAATCTATCATGGTTAATAAGCTATATAAATATATTCTATAAGTTTCAATGTTCTTTTCAAAATATTCAAACCAATCATTTACAAATCTTTACAAAGTCAGTATAATTATTATAAAATAAGTTAACCTAAAAATTTTCACATTTTTTGATATACACCCAAAAAAAAATTCATAACAACGAAACATATATTAAAACATCAGGTATGAAGAGAGTTTGAAAATGTCAAAATTAGTTTTACCTTTTTGTAGATGGGCAAAAAAGTTTGTAAAACCAAGTATGTTCAAATCTCATATTCATTTTGGAGGTATTCTAATGAGTTTTAAATCTGCAATATTTCAGATGAAAGAAGCGATAATCAATCAAGAAGTAGGACCATCAGAACAAGATTTTATTCAAAATTTGGAGTCTAACAACGGCTTACGTGCTGGATCATTAATTTTTTATTATAATAATTTTGTGATGTTAAGAATGAATAACTCTGAAAATTCTACCCAGATTCTTGATGATTCCAAAAAAGTTAATCGAAAATGGAGCAAAAATGAAATTGAGTTTTTGTTTCAATATATTAAGGAACGACAAGAAGAAGGTGCTCTAAATATTACAGAAATTTTAGAGGAAGCAGCTAAAGTTTTAAATCGTGGATATCAGTCAGTTAACTATAAATATTATTCGATTATCAAGGCAAAGGCTAAAGAAGAAGATGCCAATCAAAATGGCTATCAATTTATAACGATAACTGAGAAGAACGTTCCTGTGTTGGCTACAGAAGTAATAGGGGATACGCAGACTACGCCACAAGTCCATCAGATGTCATCGGCGCAAGATCAGGATGATTTGCTCGACATCTTATCTGGACTAATAACCAATGTGCAACAACTTCCTGGGATTAATTTAAACGAACTTTTTAGAAGTTTATATCATCTTACAAACATGGCGCTTCAGAATCAGGATGCGGTTCAACAGATTGAAAGTATGAAATCAGAAATCAATCTTGAAAAAGAAGCAATACGTGAGCAGTTAAAGAAAAAGGAACAACAATTCATTCAGGAGAAAAAACGTAATGATGAATTGCAATTAGAGGTTGCTAAGCTGGCAAAGGAGATTACTGCCTTTAACCAATTAGGAGATGCTGCAAAAATACAACAACTGAAATCGTACAATCAAAGGCTTAATTACATCATTGACAGCTTCGGAGTAGTTCTTAAAGTTAGCGGCTAAGTTTTTAGAAAGAACAGCCATTAAAACATCAAATTATTTTTATCTCATCTCCTTAACTATTTTTCGGTTTTTCCGATAAATAATAATAGAACGCAGTGGATTTTAAAAGGAGAAAATCAAACATGGCATTTAGCAATCCTTATCAAACTTATCAAAAACAAGCGGTTACTACTTCTAAACCAGAAGAATTGACCCTTATGTTATATCAAGGCATGGTTAAATTCATCCGTTTGTCCAAAACAGCCCTTCAACAAAACAAACTTGAGGAAAGTCACAGTTACAACCTAAGAGCCCAAGATATCGTGAGTGAGTTAATGATGACTTTGAAAAAAGAGTACACCATCTCTGATTCATTGTATACTTTATATGAATATATGAAATCTCGTTTAATTGAGGCCAACATTCATAAAAAACTGGACATATTAGAAGAAGTGGAAGGGTATGCTCTGGAATTAGCGGAAGCTTGGTCAACCGCTATGAATCAAAAGAAAACGAATAATTAAGGTTTGGTATCCCTATGAACGAATTAATTACAGACATTTATGAAATAACGATAAACATGCATCGTGCCTTAAATGTAGAAAATTTTGCAGAATTTGATCAATTATTAAATAATCGGAATTCAATAATGATCAGGATTGATAGGTTCAGGTCTGAAAATCCAAACTACCAATATACAGCTAAAGACAAACAATTGTTGGAAGAAGCTCGTTGTCTTGACCAACGTTTGACTTTCCTATTAAGAGAAAATATTGCTGAAACACAGAACTCTCTAAATCAAATAAAGCAGAATAAACAAGTTTCCCAAAAATATCGCCCATATCTTAAACAAACAGACGGTGTATATTTAGATTCCAAAAAGTAATTAAAGTGCGTGATCACACATGACGGAATGGGTGATTCATGCATTTTTTTTTTGTAAAAAAAAATTAAAAATAAAAGGCTAATTTTAGCTTATTTGGCCCGTAGGAATGATTGATAGGACTATTTACGATAAAAATATGAATTTTTTATGGGTATATTTTTGAAAATGAAACTTTTGGACTAGTAATTTCGACACAAAATGATAAAATAGTAGTATATTCGATATTGCAAAAACATTCTATGATTTATTTAGAGATTAGTATAATATTTACAAATAATTATCTCGAAAAGGCATAGCTGATGAAAATCAGTGTCGCAAAGCTATAGGGACTAAGGTGCATTTGCACTATGTCAGCCAGTTACCAAAAGATTAAGGATTTGAAATAGGTAAAATGTCTTGCTAGGGTGCTTATTTACCCTGCGTAGATTTTTTTCTCTATTACCTCCCTTTTGGTAAAGGCGAGGTTATTTTTTTGCCTAAGCAAAGAAAAAACCATCGTACTCTAAAATATCCAGTTTGTCGAGAGGAAGGTATTCATGATCCAACAGCAAGCATTAACAGACAATCGAGTGTATGGTAAGCTTTATAATTTTATGGAGTATAAAAAGATGAAACCATACTTCGAAAAACCTATTAAAATAACAATGGGGAATCCAATAAATGACACTTATTATTTGGTGAAAAATTTAGTCTACAAGGAAAAGCAGATTTTTGCAATGAAGCAAAATCAGGATTCAAACACAATTATTTTAGTAGAAGCTAAAATAGAAGATGGCCAACTAATACATATTTCTAAGCTTTCAGAAGAATTTTTGGGAGACCTTAGCGGGATGTTTGAAAGAACTATATAATACTTTCTAGGAAAATATAGCTAGAAAAAAATTAATGGGTGTTTTGGATTAATTTTTGTTAGTTTGAGTATATAGGACGAAAGGATGTAATCTATTGATTACCAGTGATAATTGGTTTACCCAAACAATGCTGATTAATACTTTATCTAGGACTGAAAAACTACGTTCGCAGTTGGCAGGATCCACTTCTGATGGGCACAATCTATTTGCTTCAGTCTTGAATCAACTATTGATCCAACAGGAAAGTCAATCGGCAGTAAAACCTCAAATTAATACTTTTATTCCTAATGTTATTTCAGCTGTGGAGCCTAATTTGAGTAATCAAAATGTGTCATTGAATGCGAATGAACCATTACGTTTCCAATTAATTGACCCGGAAAAGTTAAATCAAGTATTGGATGGAAAATTAAAGGGAATGGGTGAAGTTTTTGTTCGCGCGGGAAACCGGTATAATATCAATCCAGCATTATTGACTGCCATTGCTCAACATGAAACCGGCAACGGGAAATCCCGTGCCGCTGCAGAAAAAAATAATGTTGCTGGGATGATGAGTGTTAATGGCTTGAAATCGTACTCTTCAATCGAAGATAGCATAATGGATATGGCTCGCAATTTAAGTAAGAATTATTTAGGACAGGGCTTAACAAGTATTTCAAAGATTGGGTCGAAGTACGCACCGATTGGAGCAGATAATGATCCATCCGGCCTAAATAATAATTGGGTAGTAGGGGTAACCAAGTTTTTTGAACAGCTTAGAGTGTAACAAAGTTTGAATAGGACATCAGGTAAGAAAAAAAAACTGGCAAAACAACCCTTTTAATAGTATATTGATGTAGAAAGTTCTTCGTTTTTGATAAATTCATCAAAAATAATCAAAAAATCTTCTTAAAGATGGAAAGGAGAGTCCTCATCTTGAATAATATCGGCATCCTACATTCAGCATTAAATGCTTCCAGTCTTCGTCAACAGGTCATATCAAATAATATAGCAAATGCGGAAACTCCTGGTTATAAATCTAAGCAAGTGGTGTTTGAGGATATATTAAAGCAACAATTATCTAATCAAACAAATTTTGTAGGAAAACGGACGGACCCTCGTCATGTAATGATTGGGAAATCCGGTGCCACTCCTATGGCCCAGACGATAGAGAATTCGGATACAGTCATGCAAAACAATGGCAACAATGTTGATATCGACAAAGAAATGACTCAGATGGGAAATAATTCATTGTGGTACTATACACTAACACAGCAGCTAACTAGCCAATTTAACCAATTATCAATTTCC
The DNA window shown above is from Neobacillus sp. WH10 and carries:
- the flgK gene encoding flagellar hook-associated protein FlgK; the protein is MASTFHGLELGKRGLYAQQSALNTTSHNITNVNTIGYSRQRAEMQATNAIPYPGMHGDKSPAQLGTGVEVNKLIRLREEFLDVQFRNEYKNLGYHEAKSGTFTRIEELLNEPSEDGLAHTMDEFWKGWQELVKNPDSAAVRSVVRQKGVAVAQTFNQIMDSLDQMQNDLQNIIKTKTEEVNSLASQISILNEQISRRIVNDYQPNDLLDQRDVLIDQLSKIVDIDVKNSANGMVDISVGNGALVTGKTSNTLTIGFDQNSGLVDPAEIKIGGQTVDLGSGELLGNIESYGIMGGNRNSTIPYYKDKINELAMTFANAVNEVHLSGLNLDNISGVSNTKVEFFTGSSAKDLQVNPEIMKSLNLIAAAKDEGGGQSSKGNGELAQEIANIKFKDLNFTGTTSTADDFYRNIIGQLGIDSQESQRMQNNYEGIIKQVENRRQSVSGVSLDEEVANMIKFQQAYNAAARIVTSVDQCLDKVINGMGRVGL
- the flgL gene encoding flagellar hook-associated protein FlgL, encoding MGYRVTQTILNQNFLFNLQRSNKAMEKYQEQASSGKKINRPSDNPITAVHGMFYRSSLNEVEQFKRNAEDGHSWMNSTDEALNEVNSVLQRVRELTVQGLNETNDPSALYAIGEEINQLKEHLGEIANTQIAGKYIFAGTDIKTPPYRTDPAVPGSPKEFRSTNQEMLELQVGQTNYVQINTNGTNVFNNDGIGGIFKVLSDIESDFKSSNKITTDHLGKLDNQMDNILKERSELGARVNRMELSMSRIDGIEISTTSLLSKEEDVDIAKVIIDLKAQENVQRAALSVGARIIQTSLVDFLR
- a CDS encoding flagellar brake domain-containing protein; the encoded protein is MYPKVNQNIMIDIKSHGRTFRSIIAEVGEEEILISFPLDRKIIGLLPEGSLVDIIYMVDENQYKFLSKIIGRKTDTIPLCRISKPQEKEIIRIQRRDNFRVNSHLLLMINENRLYTINISAGGILFSCGLEMELQQGELVLGTLILPSIQGKDTAIIPFQGQIKRINVLKNLDRKNIALKFTEINNRDQMKIVQHCFERQRQSRLTR
- the fliS gene encoding flagellar export chaperone FliS gives rise to the protein MAFSNPYQTYQKQAVTTSKPEELTLMLYQGMVKFIRLSKTALQQNKLEESHSYNLRAQDIVSELMMTLKKEYTISDSLYTLYEYMKSRLIEANIHKKLDILEEVEGYALELAEAWSTAMNQKKTNN
- a CDS encoding glucosaminidase domain-containing protein, giving the protein MITSDNWFTQTMLINTLSRTEKLRSQLAGSTSDGHNLFASVLNQLLIQQESQSAVKPQINTFIPNVISAVEPNLSNQNVSLNANEPLRFQLIDPEKLNQVLDGKLKGMGEVFVRAGNRYNINPALLTAIAQHETGNGKSRAAAEKNNVAGMMSVNGLKSYSSIEDSIMDMARNLSKNYLGQGLTSISKIGSKYAPIGADNDPSGLNNNWVVGVTKFFEQLRV
- the flgB gene encoding flagellar basal body rod protein FlgB gives rise to the protein MNNIGILHSALNASSLRQQVISNNIANAETPGYKSKQVVFEDILKQQLSNQTNFVGKRTDPRHVMIGKSGATPMAQTIENSDTVMQNNGNNVDIDKEMTQMGNNSLWYYTLTQQLTSQFNQLSISIKGRS